One Falsiruegeria litorea R37 genomic window, AGCTTAACTTGAACGATCGTTCAAAATAAGGCAATATGTTTTTGAAGACAGGGAATTTGCATGGAAAAACAACGCAAAAGAGCGCCCTCGGCCCGCTCGCTCCAGACCAAGGCGCGGATTCTGGATGCGGCAGAGCAGGTGTTTGCGGCGCGGGGATTCGACGGCGCCTCGATCCGGGACATCGCGGCAGAGGCCGGGGTGCAGGTGGGGCTGGTGCATCACCACGGCGGCGGCAAAGAGGAGCTGTTTCACCAGACTGTTGCGCGCCGGGCAGATGAGCTGTCGCGGATCAGGCTGGAAGCGTTGGATGCCGCGCGGGCAGGCGGTGTCCTGACCCTGAGCGCGGTGCTCGACTGTTTCATCCGGCCCTATGTGACGCTGGCCCGGACGGGCGGACCGCAATGGATGGCCTATGGCCGCCTGGTCGCCCACGTCTCGGTCGATCCGCGATGGCGTGCGATTGCGGCAGAGTGTTTTGACCCCACGGCCGGGCAGTTCATTGATGAGATTGCGCGGCTCTACCCGCAAGCTGACCGGCAGTCG contains:
- a CDS encoding TetR/AcrR family transcriptional regulator, encoding MEKQRKRAPSARSLQTKARILDAAEQVFAARGFDGASIRDIAAEAGVQVGLVHHHGGGKEELFHQTVARRADELSRIRLEALDAARAGGVLTLSAVLDCFIRPYVTLARTGGPQWMAYGRLVAHVSVDPRWRAIAAECFDPTAGQFIDEIARLYPQADRQSIAAGQVYSVSAMLAFLNTGWRIEALSPGAVEARVDQLVDYCAAGIEVMVKRD